The Deltaproteobacteria bacterium genome contains the following window.
GACTGGTAAAACGTCGGTTATCCGGCCCCTCCCCTCCGGCCTGGGGGCGGGGCCGGAATCTCCTTGATTTCATGGACGTTTTCTAAGGTGCTATGGCAACAGCCGGTAGGGAAGGGCCCGGTCTGTCCATTCATTTTCAGGATGTTCGGCCTGAAGTTTTTCATAGGCCTCCTTGAGCGGTTTGGGATCATGAGTGCTCTTGTACCCTGCTACCCCTCGCAGGAAGATAGCCTCCGGAACGGCTTTGCTCTTCGGGAAGTCTGCGATTATTTTTTCCAAGTCGGCCAGGGCCTCATTAAATTTATCCAAATCAAAATTGGTTTTGCCGATACCCAGCAGCATGGCCGGGATGAACTGTTCGGGGGGCAGGAATCCGACCACGCGGTGATGTTCTTTGCCCGTTTCATCGAGGGTGATCATGGTCGGTGTCCACTTGACATTAAAATCCGTGGCGTACGGCTGGGCATCGAACAAAAGCTGGATAGGCACCAGCCGCCCGTTAACGAATTCGGCAACTTTTACCTCGGGATACGTAACCGCACCCATCTGTTGGCAGCCGATTCAGCCCGGGTTGAAGAAATCGAGCAGGATAGGTTTTTTTTCCGTCCTGGCGCGATCCAAAGCCGCCTCCATACTTTTTTCCCATTTGATTTCCGCCATTGTTATCTCCTTTCAGTTCCGGATGGATCCGGGTTAGATTTTAAGATTGTAACTATACCTAAGGCTCTATATTTGGGGAATAGGGCATGGACAGTATATTGATGTTCAAAGGACGGTATTTTGCCAGACCGGACCTTTCCGGAGGAACGCTGTTAAGTTTTCATTCTTAAATCAAAGACTTGAGGATGCAGCGTTTAGAATTTGTCAAATTGATATTTTTCATTTATATTGGGTATCCGGAATTTAAAAGAGCCGGCCTGCTATTGGACTCCCAGGCCTCAGGAGCATTTTGCGATGAAAAGAATTGGAATCATCGGTGGTATCGGCCCGGAATCGACCGTGGACTACTATAAATTGATTATCGGCGCTTTTCATGAAAGGCGGGCAGATTCAGGCTACCCGGAAATCATCATTTACAGTGCCGATTTAACCAGTATTATGAAAATACTCGAAGCAAAAGACTGGGGAGGCCTTACGGATTGGCTGCTGGAGAAAGTGGCCTCGTTATACAGGGCCGGTGCCGAATTTGCCGTCATCGGCTCCAATACGCCCCATATCGTGTTCGATCAGGTAAGTTCAAGATCTCCCATACCCATGCTGAGCATTATTGAAGAAACACGCAGGAATGCCCAAAAAAGGGGCTTCAAGAAACTGGGTTTGTTGGGCACAAGGTTTACTATGGAATCGGACTTTTTTAAGAAGCCTTTTGGAGACCACGGCATGGCGGTCGTCGTTCCGGAGAAGGAAGACCAGGAGCTTATTCATCATAGGTTGTTTTCTGAAATTGAATTGGGAATTATAAAGGATTCAACCAGGGAAGAGCTACTGTACATAGTTAAAAAAATGATCGACAGCCATTCTATTGATGCCCTGATCCTTGGCTGTACCGAGTTACCTTTAATACTCAACCAGGACCAGTTCGGCATTCCCTTCTTAAATACAACAGCTATTCACGCGGAAAGTATTGTGAACTATTGTATTAAGCCCTCAGCCCCTTTTTAATAAATCCTTGGATTCACGGGCAAGGTAAGGTATCCTGTAAGAATGAACGATTGGAAAGGGCTCGGCAAAGATGCGGGATGGAAACAGCTTTTCGTATGAATGGATAGAAACCCCCCGGCAATTGAAAGGGGTGGTCCCGATTCTGGGTCAGGCCAAAATCATCGGGGTCGACCTGGAAGCCGACTCGTTGTACCACTACTTCGAAAAGGTCTGCCTTTTGCAGATGGCCACGGAATCCACCTCTTATGTCCTGGATCCTTTGGCCATCAGGGATCTTTCCGCCTTAACTTCCGTTTTCTCCAATCCCGGGATCCGCAAGGTATTCCACGGAGCGGATTATGATATCCGTTCCCTGTACCGGGACTTTCGGATCGAGGTGAACAACCTCTTCGATACGCAAATGGCCTGTCAATTTCTGGGCCTCCAGGAAACCGGCCTGGAGGCGCTGCTGCGAATCCGGTTCCAGGTGGAGTTGAACAAAAAATTTCAGCGGGCCGATTGGTCCCAAAGACCCTTATCCCCGGAAATGGTGGAATATGCAGCCATGGACGGCAGGTACCTGATTCCCCTGGCCCATATACTGGAAAAAGAACTGGACGAGAAGGGCCGCCTGTCCTGGGTGGAGGAAGAATGCCGATTCATGACCAAGGTCCGCTTCACACCGCCCAACCATGATCCGTTATACCTGAAAGTAAAAGGGGCGGCTCTCCTGGATCAAAGGAGTCTTGCCGTTCTGGAGGCTTTGCTGGAATTCCGGGATGCCCAGGCCCAAAAGTCGGATCTTCCTCCCTTCAAGGTGCTTGGTAACGAACCTCTGCTGGCATTGGCCATGAAGAAACCTTTGAGCCTGGAAGAAATGGAAACCGGGAAAACCTTGAGCCGGAAGCAAATTGACCGATACGGAACGCGCCTGGTGCGGGAAATTCGCCGGGCCATGGCCCTTCCCGATGAAGATCTTCCGAATTATCCCCGGCAGGCCAGGCCGGATTTACCATCGGCCGTACGCAAAAGGATCAAAGCCCTAAAAAACTGGCGGGAGTTGCGGGCCAAAGATTTGAAGATGGAACCCGGAATCCTGATGAATAACGCCCTGATCAATGCCCTGGTGTTGAAAAATCCCGGATCCCTAAAAGAGATGGAAGAGATTCCGGGCCTGAAAGGATGGTTTAA
Protein-coding sequences here:
- a CDS encoding ribonuclease D, encoding MRDGNSFSYEWIETPRQLKGVVPILGQAKIIGVDLEADSLYHYFEKVCLLQMATESTSYVLDPLAIRDLSALTSVFSNPGIRKVFHGADYDIRSLYRDFRIEVNNLFDTQMACQFLGLQETGLEALLRIRFQVELNKKFQRADWSQRPLSPEMVEYAAMDGRYLIPLAHILEKELDEKGRLSWVEEECRFMTKVRFTPPNHDPLYLKVKGAALLDQRSLAVLEALLEFRDAQAQKSDLPPFKVLGNEPLLALAMKKPLSLEEMETGKTLSRKQIDRYGTRLVREIRRAMALPDEDLPNYPRQARPDLPSAVRKRIKALKNWRELRAKDLKMEPGILMNNALINALVLKNPGSLKEMEEIPGLKGWFKNHFGPEILTVQTD
- a CDS encoding amino acid racemase, coding for MKRIGIIGGIGPESTVDYYKLIIGAFHERRADSGYPEIIIYSADLTSIMKILEAKDWGGLTDWLLEKVASLYRAGAEFAVIGSNTPHIVFDQVSSRSPIPMLSIIEETRRNAQKRGFKKLGLLGTRFTMESDFFKKPFGDHGMAVVVPEKEDQELIHHRLFSEIELGIIKDSTREELLYIVKKMIDSHSIDALILGCTELPLILNQDQFGIPFLNTTAIHAESIVNYCIKPSAPF